In Felis catus isolate Fca126 chromosome A3, F.catus_Fca126_mat1.0, whole genome shotgun sequence, a single genomic region encodes these proteins:
- the LOC123384473 gene encoding ferritin light chain-like, which translates to MGHLLPRVGKGARVWSVPGSCKVNQAATPSSGTRTRQKLFQDEINKTLDATDTAPVLVKNLTRARLALRALGSACAGPHLCDFLEDQDEKGIKKTGDHLTHTCRRDGPQAGLGEYFF; encoded by the coding sequence ATGGGTCACTTACTTCCGCGTGTTGGCAAGGGTGCAAGGGTGTGGAGTGTCCCCGGAAGTTGCAAAGTCAACCAGGCAGCCACACCCTCTTCCGGGACCAGGACCAGGCAGAAGCTGTTCCAGGATGAGATTAATAAAACCCTGGATGCCACAGACACCGCCCCGGTTCTGGTGAAGAATCTGACCCGGGCCCGTTTGGCTCTGCGTGCCCTGGGTTCTGCCTGCGCGGGCCCCCATCTCTGTGATTTCCTGGAGGACCAGGATGAGAAGGGGATCAAGAAGACGGGTGACCACCTGACCCACACCTGCAGGCGGGATGgcccccaggctgggctgggcgaGTATTTCTTCTAA